A single genomic interval of Chloroherpetonaceae bacterium harbors:
- a CDS encoding mechanosensitive ion channel family protein — MHQEILDWIESNPLVYRLTLALVLIVVSFPLGWLFKKGVLLFRTKVLARTDTNLDEKLAEVLEQRAKSIVFSILALYALWEIQLVTDGKSLAIVRFVKVIDAIIYIYAALVGISVAIGFIRVTVEHLLESAAQSQHQDTKQLMTVAPLARNLISLLVILIAAAIVMDHFSINIGSILVSLGVGSLAVALAAQDTIANIIAGVIIAFDQPFRVGDRIQLPNGTQADVVAIGLRSTRIQDFDLNYHIVPNSELVKSTVINFAYPTHKTRVLVPFTLPFGTDIGKVREIAVQVMQSHPFVVDDPKPELQAMRITELGIEVRLACFVADFTQRFDTEIQLREQIHRALCDAGISLAVPQRMIRIEKNAAPLAQNPIEANSSQH; from the coding sequence GTGCTCATAGTGGTTTCTTTTCCACTCGGTTGGCTCTTCAAGAAAGGGGTATTGCTGTTTCGGACGAAAGTGCTTGCACGCACGGACACCAATCTGGATGAAAAACTGGCAGAAGTGCTAGAACAGCGTGCAAAGTCTATCGTGTTCTCAATTCTTGCATTGTATGCGCTCTGGGAAATTCAATTGGTAACAGATGGCAAAAGTTTAGCCATCGTGCGCTTTGTGAAAGTAATTGATGCCATCATTTACATCTATGCGGCGCTGGTCGGCATTAGCGTAGCGATTGGGTTCATTCGCGTAACAGTGGAACATCTGTTGGAATCGGCGGCTCAATCGCAGCATCAAGACACGAAGCAGCTAATGACTGTAGCACCGCTGGCCCGCAATCTCATTTCGCTGCTGGTAATCTTGATTGCGGCTGCCATCGTGATGGATCATTTTTCCATCAACATTGGCAGCATTTTGGTGAGCTTAGGTGTAGGCTCTTTGGCAGTGGCACTGGCAGCGCAAGATACAATTGCAAATATCATTGCGGGCGTCATCATTGCTTTCGACCAGCCTTTTCGAGTGGGGGACCGTATTCAACTGCCAAACGGCACGCAAGCGGATGTGGTGGCAATCGGTCTGCGCTCGACGCGCATTCAAGATTTTGACCTGAACTATCACATTGTGCCTAACTCAGAACTGGTGAAAAGCACAGTGATAAATTTTGCATACCCAACTCATAAGACGCGCGTCTTAGTGCCCTTCACGCTGCCGTTTGGTACTGATATAGGGAAGGTGAGAGAGATTGCAGTGCAAGTGATGCAATCACACCCTTTCGTTGTTGACGACCCAAAGCCTGAGCTGCAAGCGATGCGCATAACAGAGCTTGGCATTGAGGTGCGCTTAGCATGTTTTGTTGCAGATTTCACACAGCGCTTTGATACCGAAATTCAACTGCGTGAGCAAATTCACCGAGCGCTGTGTGACGCAGGAATTTCGCTGGCGGTGCCCCAGCGGATGATTAGAATCGAGAAAAATGCAGCGCCGCTGGCACAGAACCCGATTGAGGCAAATAGCTCTCAACACTAA
- a CDS encoding glycosyltransferase family 4 protein, which translates to MAKHIAIVSLGNVSEDTGGRNYLINFVKTLYKLNLPHRFAVYLSPNQKHLIEPFLSENIRVVEVPPHRTSSVAKVLSEQMFLPFYLSRAVDVAYFPGNFVSLLSPVPSVVAIRSMLYYHYPYTVDKVRLLVRKTLTPPSARKARVIITPSEDIKKDVVKFVGINERKIRVVHHGIDVETFQQNYSDLEREAIFQKFSIKLPFILYASALWEYKNQDKLILAFDKLWREKGLDMQLVIAGKGIDARATYQNRLQELVRAHRLEGRVIFTGQLSHSELKYFYRYCAVFAYPSGYESFGNPLFEAWAAGAPVVCSNVHSFPEMTLGGHCALMVNPYNVDELADALYRVITHPSLRQSLVEAGKKRISSFSWEKCVRETLTILEEAVA; encoded by the coding sequence ATGGCAAAACACATCGCAATTGTCTCGCTGGGAAATGTATCGGAAGACACAGGTGGGCGCAACTATCTCATCAACTTTGTCAAAACGCTGTATAAGCTGAACTTGCCACATCGCTTTGCCGTGTATCTGAGTCCAAATCAGAAGCATCTAATAGAGCCATTTCTCTCTGAGAATATTCGTGTGGTGGAAGTGCCGCCTCACCGCACCAGTTCTGTTGCAAAGGTTCTCAGTGAGCAAATGTTTTTACCTTTCTATCTCTCCAGAGCAGTTGATGTGGCGTATTTTCCCGGCAATTTTGTGTCGCTGCTCTCGCCTGTGCCATCGGTGGTCGCCATTCGCAGTATGCTTTACTACCACTATCCTTACACGGTCGATAAGGTGCGGTTGCTGGTGCGCAAAACGCTCACCCCCCCTTCTGCCCGAAAAGCGCGGGTGATTATTACGCCCTCAGAGGATATCAAGAAAGATGTAGTAAAGTTTGTGGGTATTAACGAAAGAAAAATTCGCGTGGTGCATCACGGCATTGATGTGGAGACGTTTCAGCAAAATTACTCGGATTTGGAACGAGAGGCGATTTTTCAGAAGTTTAGTATAAAATTGCCATTTATTTTGTACGCCTCTGCGCTCTGGGAATACAAAAACCAAGACAAACTTATTCTGGCTTTTGATAAGCTCTGGCGAGAGAAAGGTTTAGATATGCAACTGGTCATTGCGGGTAAAGGGATTGATGCGCGTGCCACTTACCAGAATCGACTGCAGGAGCTGGTCAGAGCGCATCGCTTAGAAGGGCGTGTGATTTTTACTGGTCAGCTGTCGCATTCCGAGCTAAAATACTTTTACCGATACTGCGCGGTGTTTGCCTACCCCAGCGGATATGAAAGTTTCGGCAATCCGCTCTTTGAAGCATGGGCAGCAGGGGCGCCAGTAGTGTGCTCAAATGTGCATTCGTTCCCTGAAATGACACTCGGTGGGCACTGTGCGCTGATGGTGAATCCATACAATGTCGACGAGCTGGCTGATGCGCTATACCGCGTGATAACTCACCCTTCGCTTAGGCAAAGCCTTGTAGAAGCAGGGAAAAAACGCATTTCTTCCTTCTCATGGGAAAAATGCGTGCGCGAAACACTCACGATTCTTGAAGAGGCAGTTGCATAG